Within the Tessaracoccus flavescens genome, the region GACGTCGTGAGGGTGAGCAGGCGCGAGGCGAGCACCGCGGCGAGGACGTTTCCCGGCGAGATGAAGGCGTCCACGAAGTGGGTGGAGAACAGCTGGTAGGAGGCGAGCAGGGCGAGGATCACCCACAGGTACCACCCGACGGCGAGGCTGCGGCGCAGCCCGATCCCCGAGGTGACAAGCGAGAGGATCGCGACGCCGATCGCCGCAGCCGTCGCCCACCACCGCCAGACGAGAAACGGCGGAACGGCGATGGCGAGCATCAACGCGTACTTCCAGCCGACGGGCAGCCGGAACAGCCAGCCGTCACCGGGTCGGAAGATGCCGAGCAGCGAGGTGTGGGCGTTCACGACGACACCATGGCGTCCTCGTACGCCGCGACCGCGTCGGTCGGGTCGCCGTCGGCCAGCACCTTCCCGTACTCGATGACGATCACCCGGTCGGCCTCGCGGGCGAGGTCGAGATCGTGGGTGGAGAAGATCACCTGCTGGGTGAGTCCGGCGAGGATCCGGCGCAGCATCAACCTGTTGCGCAGGTCGAGCAGGGTGGTCGGCTCGTCCGCGACGACCACGCGGGGCCCGACCGCAAGCACGCTGGTCAGCGCCACCAGTTGTCGCTCTCCCCCGCTGAGGTCGTAGACGCTCTGGTTGGCGACGTGACCGATGCCTCTGCTGTCCAGCAGTTCCTGCGCGCGCCGGGTGCGCTCCTTCCGGTCGCGCACCGTCGCGCGGAGGCTGAGCTCGACGTCCTCGACCGGCGTCGACATGAGCAGTTGCGACAGCGGATCGGTGAACACGAACCCGACGAGCGAACGGACCCGCTTCGCGTCCTTGACCGTGTCGAGCCCGTCCACCAGGACGCTGCCGGAGGTCGGGGCGCGCAGCCCGTTGAGCAGCCGCAGCAGGGTCGACTTGCCCGACCCGTTCGCGCCGATCACGGCGATCCTCGACTCGGTGAGCTCAAGCGAGATCCGCTCGAGCAGCACGCGGTCGGGGGCGTCCGCCGTCGGTGCGGGGACGCTGACCGTGACGTCGCGCAGGCTGATCACCGACCGAGCAGCCTCGGGAAGGCCTTGTGCACCGCGACCGCCACAAGCACCGCGACCAGGTTCTTCAGCAGGTCGCCCGGCCAGAAGGTCAGGTCGAGCGCGAAGGCCTCTCGCCAGCCCATGCCGCCTCCGAAGACGAGGCCGGCCGCGCCGAGCGGCCACACGACCACGAGCCGGACCACGACGGTTGCGAGGAAGAGCCAGAGGGCGGCGAGTCGCTCGCGCCTGCGCACGATGATCCGGGCGGCGAGCCCCATCAGGAAGGCGGAGACGAGGAAGGAGGCGACGTAGCCTCCGGTCGGGCCGAGGAGCACGGAGATGCCTGCCCGCCCGCCTGCGAACACCGGGAGTCCTGCGACGCCGACGCCGACGTAGAGCGCGACGGCGGCGAGGCCCCGCCATGGGCCGAGGCACAGTGCCGCAAGGGCGACGCCGAAGGTCTGCAGGGTGATCGGCACGGGTCCGACCGCGAAGGCAGGGGCGAGCGACAGGGCGGCGATCAGGGCCGCGAAGACTGCGACGTAGGCGAGATCGGCCGGGGCGACGGCGCGCTGGGCGGTGGCGGACTGAGCGGTCATGAGCACTCCCTCTTCGGTGGTGTCACCATCTAAGCACCTCGTTTGAACACTGTTCAACTCGGGCGTGACAGCGCGCGTGCGGCGACCCATCAGATCTCCGTTACCTCGCCGGTGGTGAGGTTGATCGCCTCTCCCCCGGTGTCGGCCACCGCCGCCTTGACCGCGGCCGCGAGGGTCGGGCCGAAGCCGGGCACCTGGGCGATCTCCTCGACGCTGGCCTGGCGGAGCTTCCGCATGGAGCCGAAGTACTTCAGCAGCGCCTTGCGCCGAAGCTCACCCAGTCCCGGGACGCCGTCGAGCACCGACTCGACAACATGCTTCGCCCTGCGCGAGCGGTGGTGGGTGATCGCGAACCGGTGCGCCTCGTCGCGGAGGCGCTGCAACAGATACAGCCCCTCGGAGGCGCGGGGAAGGATCACCGGGAAGTCCTCCTCCGGGAGCCAGACCTCCTCGAGGCGCTTGGCGAGGCCACACAGGGCGATCTCGT harbors:
- a CDS encoding energy-coupling factor ABC transporter ATP-binding protein: MISLRDVTVSVPAPTADAPDRVLLERISLELTESRIAVIGANGSGKSTLLRLLNGLRAPTSGSVLVDGLDTVKDAKRVRSLVGFVFTDPLSQLLMSTPVEDVELSLRATVRDRKERTRRAQELLDSRGIGHVANQSVYDLSGGERQLVALTSVLAVGPRVVVADEPTTLLDLRNRLMLRRILAGLTQQVIFSTHDLDLAREADRVIVIEYGKVLADGDPTDAVAAYEDAMVSS
- a CDS encoding CbiQ family ECF transporter T component, translating into MNAHTSLLGIFRPGDGWLFRLPVGWKYALMLAIAVPPFLVWRWWATAAAIGVAILSLVTSGIGLRRSLAVGWYLWVILALLASYQLFSTHFVDAFISPGNVLAAVLASRLLTLTTSTPDLMDALSTGLRPLRLLRLNPDTVTVAIALMLRSIPYLAGALQDARDAARARGRDRNPVRLLIPAVVNAVAYAQRTGEALHARGLPD
- a CDS encoding biotin transporter BioY; translation: MTAQSATAQRAVAPADLAYVAVFAALIAALSLAPAFAVGPVPITLQTFGVALAALCLGPWRGLAAVALYVGVGVAGLPVFAGGRAGISVLLGPTGGYVASFLVSAFLMGLAARIIVRRRERLAALWLFLATVVVRLVVVWPLGAAGLVFGGGMGWREAFALDLTFWPGDLLKNLVAVLVAVAVHKAFPRLLGR